One Aegilops tauschii subsp. strangulata cultivar AL8/78 chromosome 7, Aet v6.0, whole genome shotgun sequence genomic window carries:
- the LOC109746183 gene encoding uncharacterized protein, with translation MRALFWNIHGFGHDGRPRQLIEYIRDEHVDIVAIQETMRTDFSLPELDRVSSHLFAWHWLPSSGSTGHSGGILLGVKDATFEVGSMDRGQFFVSMELSEQALNFKWEVIIVYGPADHSRSASFLEELHQNVSAASLPVVVGGDFNLLWFADDKSNTNVNFVRMNV, from the coding sequence ATGCGTGCCCTCTTCTGGAACATCCACGGCTTCGGCCATGATGGCCGCCCCCGCCAACTCATCGAGTACATTCGTGATGAACACGTTGACATTGTCGCCATCCAAGAAACCATGCGCACGGACTTCTCTCTTCCGGAGCTCGATCGTGTGAGCTCCCACCTCTTCGCTTGGCATTGGCTCCCTTCTAGTGGGAGCACCGGCCATTCGGGTGGCATCCTTTTAGGTGTGAAGGATGCCACCTTCGAGGTGGGTAGCATGGATCGGGGCCAGTTCTTTGTTAGCATGGAACTCTCCGAACAGGCCCTTAACTTCAAGTGGGAGGTCATCATCGTCTACGGCCCGGCTGACCACAGTAGGTCGGCCTCCTTCCTCGAGGAGCTCCACCAGAATGTTTCGGCGGCCTCTCTTCCGGTGGTGGTTGGAGGTGACTTTAACCTCCTCTGGTTCGCGGATGACAAGAGCAATACGAATGTCAACTTTGTGCGGATGAATGTTTAA
- the LOC109746182 gene encoding uncharacterized protein: protein MKGWGANLGHDLRERKKALLTAIHALDLRVDATGLSPDEWLYRYDLEDQLSVIFSDDEAYWRLRGTQKWVLMGDANTAYFQAIANGRRRRNTIPLLWDGPALLQSPCDIWAHVDGFYRSLFSAAPWSGLSLAHDCWTGLQLVSDAENAALTDPFSEGGVWTAIRGMNPTSAPGLDGLPV from the coding sequence ATGAAGGGATGGGGCGCCAACCTGGGGCATGACCTCCGTGAACGCAAGAAGGCCCTGTTGACTGCCATCCACGCCCTGGACCTACGCGTCGACGCGACCGGCCTCTCTCCTGACGAGTGGCTCTACCGTTACGACTTGGAAGACCAACTCTCCGTCATCTTCTCCGATGACGAGGCCTATTGGCGCCTTCGTGGCACCCAGAAATGGGTATTGATGGGCGACGCGAACACGGCCTACTTTCAGGCCATTGCGAATGGCCGCCGTAGACGCAACACCATCCCCCTCCTCTGGGATGGCCCGGCTCTCCTGCAGTCCCCCTGTGACATCTGGGCCCATGTCGATGGGTTCTATAGGTCCCTGTTCTCCGCCGCTCCTTGGAGCGGCCTTTCCCTAGCCCATGATTGCTGGACCGGCCTCCAGCTGGTTTCTGACGCGGAGAACGCGGCCCTTACGGACCCCTTCTCTGAGGGCGGGGTCTGGACTGCCATTAGAGGCATGAATCCTACCTCGGCACCAGGGCTAGATGGCCTCCCGGTTTAA